One genomic segment of Ricinus communis isolate WT05 ecotype wild-type chromosome 5, ASM1957865v1, whole genome shotgun sequence includes these proteins:
- the LOC8260261 gene encoding PI-PLC X domain-containing protein At5g67130 isoform X1 gives MGIPQNLLLITASLLISFASACSDGPCGLLDKCSSDQDCEDGLFCFYCIEGFSASKCVRSTATDQFRILNNSLPFNKYAFLTTHNAFAIAGYPSRTGIPRLTVTNQEDNVTQQLNNGVRALMLDTYDFRGDVWLCHSFKGQCHDYTAFGPAIDTLKEIEEFLSANPSEIVTLILEDYVQAPKGLTRVFYDSGLMKYWVPVTMMAKHGQDWPLVSDMVKNNHRLLVFTSIKSKEKSEGIAYQWNYMVENQYGDGGMHPGSCSNRPESSALSDKSKSLVLVNYFRSIPMKELTCIDNSAKVLDMLQTCYAAAGNRWANFVAVNYYKRSEGGGSFQAVDSLNGKLLCGCDDIRACLVSYLDQAQLPALPKINCSDSNCHSSQPYVRWKLDPSP, from the exons ATGGGTATTCCTCAAAACCTACTTTTGATCACAGCTTCATTGCTTATTAGCTTTGCTTCAGCTTGCTCTGATGGTCCTTGTGGG CTGTTAGATAAATGCTCGTCGGACCAAGACTGTGAAGATGGATTGTTCTGTTTCTATTGTATTGAAGGATTTTCAGCTTCAAAGTGTGTAAGGTCGACAGCCACAGACCAGTTCAGGATTCTG AATAATTCGTTGCCTTTCAACAAATATGCATTCTTGACAACACACAATGCCTTTGCTATTGCTGGATATCCATCTCGCACTGGAATCCCTCGGCTCACAGTTACAAATCAAGAAGACAATGTCACACAACAGCTTAAT AATGGAGTTCGAGCCTTGATGCTTGATACGTATGATTTTCGAGGAGATGTATGGCTGTGCCATTCATTTAAAGGACAATGTCATGACTATACTGCATTC GGACCTGCTATTGATACACTGAAGGAAATTGAAGAATTCTTATCAGCAAATCCATCAGAAATTGTCACACTAATTTTAGAAGATTATGTGCAAGCCCCTAAAGGATTAACAAGAGTGTTCTATGATTCTGGGTTGATGAAATACTGGGTTCCTGTGACAATGATGGCCAAACATGGTCAAGACTGGCCTCTAGTTAGCGACATGGTGAAAAACAACCATAGGCTACTCGTGTTCACTTCAATTAAATCCAAGGAAAAAAGTGAAGGAATTGCTTACCAGTGGAATTACATGGTTGAAAATCAGT ATGGGGATGGTGGTATGCATCCAGGAAGTTGCTCTAATAGACCAGAGTCATCTGCCCTTAGTGACAAGAGTAAATCACTTGTGTTGGTGAATTATTTCAGGAGTATTCCAATGAAAGAACTTACTTGCATAGATAACTCCGCAAAGGTTTTGGACATGCTTCAAACTTGTTATGCTGCTGCAGGCAACAGATGGGCTAACTTTGTCGctgttaattattataag AGGAGTGAAGGAGGAGGATCATTCCAAGCAGTGGATTCACTCAATGGCAAGCTATTGTGTGGATGTGATGATATCCGTGCATGTCTGGTAAGCTA CCTGGATCAAGCTCAGCTGCCTGCACTGCCCAAGATAAATTGCAGTGACAGTAATTGTCATTCCAGCCAACCCTATGTGAGATGGAAGCTAGACCCTTCTCCCTGA
- the LOC8260261 gene encoding PI-PLC X domain-containing protein At5g67130 isoform X2 encodes MGIPQNLLLITASLLISFASACSDGPCGLLDKCSSDQDCEDGLFCFYCIEGFSASKCVRSTATDQFRILNNSLPFNKYAFLTTHNAFAIAGYPSRTGIPRLTVTNQEDNVTQQLNNGVRALMLDTYDFRGDVWLCHSFKGQCHDYTAFGPAIDTLKEIEEFLSANPSEIVTLILEDYVQAPKGLTRVFYDSGLMKYWVPVTMMAKHGQDWPLVSDMVKNNHRLLVFTSIKSKEKSEGIAYQWNYMVENQYGDGGMHPGSCSNRPESSALSDKSKSLVLVNYFRSIPMKELTCIDNSAKVLDMLQTCYAAAGNRWANFVAVNYYKRSEGGGSFQAVDSLNGKLLCGCDDIRACLPGSSSAACTAQDKLQ; translated from the exons ATGGGTATTCCTCAAAACCTACTTTTGATCACAGCTTCATTGCTTATTAGCTTTGCTTCAGCTTGCTCTGATGGTCCTTGTGGG CTGTTAGATAAATGCTCGTCGGACCAAGACTGTGAAGATGGATTGTTCTGTTTCTATTGTATTGAAGGATTTTCAGCTTCAAAGTGTGTAAGGTCGACAGCCACAGACCAGTTCAGGATTCTG AATAATTCGTTGCCTTTCAACAAATATGCATTCTTGACAACACACAATGCCTTTGCTATTGCTGGATATCCATCTCGCACTGGAATCCCTCGGCTCACAGTTACAAATCAAGAAGACAATGTCACACAACAGCTTAAT AATGGAGTTCGAGCCTTGATGCTTGATACGTATGATTTTCGAGGAGATGTATGGCTGTGCCATTCATTTAAAGGACAATGTCATGACTATACTGCATTC GGACCTGCTATTGATACACTGAAGGAAATTGAAGAATTCTTATCAGCAAATCCATCAGAAATTGTCACACTAATTTTAGAAGATTATGTGCAAGCCCCTAAAGGATTAACAAGAGTGTTCTATGATTCTGGGTTGATGAAATACTGGGTTCCTGTGACAATGATGGCCAAACATGGTCAAGACTGGCCTCTAGTTAGCGACATGGTGAAAAACAACCATAGGCTACTCGTGTTCACTTCAATTAAATCCAAGGAAAAAAGTGAAGGAATTGCTTACCAGTGGAATTACATGGTTGAAAATCAGT ATGGGGATGGTGGTATGCATCCAGGAAGTTGCTCTAATAGACCAGAGTCATCTGCCCTTAGTGACAAGAGTAAATCACTTGTGTTGGTGAATTATTTCAGGAGTATTCCAATGAAAGAACTTACTTGCATAGATAACTCCGCAAAGGTTTTGGACATGCTTCAAACTTGTTATGCTGCTGCAGGCAACAGATGGGCTAACTTTGTCGctgttaattattataag AGGAGTGAAGGAGGAGGATCATTCCAAGCAGTGGATTCACTCAATGGCAAGCTATTGTGTGGATGTGATGATATCCGTGCATGTCTG CCTGGATCAAGCTCAGCTGCCTGCACTGCCCAAGATAAATTGCAGTGA